One genomic window of Sulfurovum lithotrophicum includes the following:
- the moaC gene encoding cyclic pyranopterin monophosphate synthase MoaC codes for MNLTHLDEQNKPKMVDVSDKNNTTRIATASGIIEVGKEAFDAVVANTAKKGPVLQTAVIAAIQGTKQTSTLIPMCHPLMLTSVKTDIEELPDLPGFKLTVTAKLNGQTGVEMEALTGVSVGLLTIYDMLKAIDKGMVIRNVQLEHKSGGKSGDFNRA; via the coding sequence TTGAACCTCACGCATCTCGACGAACAGAACAAACCCAAAATGGTCGATGTCTCCGACAAAAACAACACGACCCGCATTGCTACGGCCAGCGGCATCATCGAAGTGGGAAAGGAAGCCTTCGATGCAGTCGTTGCCAACACGGCAAAAAAAGGGCCGGTACTCCAGACCGCCGTCATTGCCGCCATTCAGGGAACCAAGCAGACCAGTACACTGATCCCTATGTGCCACCCACTGATGCTCACTTCGGTTAAAACAGATATTGAAGAACTCCCTGATCTACCGGGCTTCAAACTGACGGTCACAGCCAAGCTGAACGGGCAGACCGGTGTGGAGATGGAGGCATTGACCGGTGTAAGCGTGGGTCTGCTCACCATTTACGATATGCTCAAAGCTATTGACAAAGGCATGGTCATCAGGAATGTGCAGCTCGAACACAAAAGTGGCGGTAAATCAGGAGACTTCAATAGAGCATAA
- a CDS encoding paraquat-inducible protein A has protein sequence MKYIVYMIITVLLSVMVFFGSKAYSEAKAYETTTLSLIDEMSAEKLAKFQLKELAETVSLGFYKNRKKGLLETLKKTQQMHKEQSQKYAMYALLPFLGVLASYFFISLRAFTFFGAVGALIMLAFGLIVPVMMVTIHKEVEYLGDVVLSFESKGVIGSISKLFENGDTVVALVILLFSVLIPLLKTFSMMVVSVFMDTPFVHGIVKFFKMIGKWSMVDVFVVATFLVYLTVNKGDVSRAEVEVGLYFFLAYVIVSMLVSLSADKMLHRQNSVR, from the coding sequence ATGAAGTATATAGTGTACATGATCATAACGGTTCTGTTATCAGTGATGGTCTTCTTTGGTAGCAAGGCATACAGTGAAGCAAAAGCCTATGAGACAACGACACTTTCCCTTATTGATGAGATGAGTGCTGAAAAGCTGGCAAAGTTCCAGCTTAAAGAGCTGGCGGAAACTGTTTCTCTTGGATTTTATAAAAACAGGAAGAAGGGACTTCTGGAGACGCTGAAGAAAACACAGCAAATGCATAAAGAGCAGAGTCAGAAATATGCAATGTATGCATTGTTACCATTTTTGGGTGTGCTGGCAAGCTATTTTTTCATCTCTTTACGTGCTTTTACTTTTTTCGGTGCCGTCGGGGCATTGATAATGCTTGCTTTCGGATTGATCGTGCCCGTTATGATGGTGACCATACATAAAGAAGTGGAGTATCTTGGGGATGTAGTGCTCTCGTTCGAATCCAAAGGGGTAATAGGCTCCATTTCCAAACTTTTCGAGAATGGTGATACGGTAGTTGCACTGGTCATACTGCTTTTTTCCGTACTCATTCCCCTGCTCAAGACCTTTTCCATGATGGTTGTATCGGTTTTTATGGATACCCCGTTTGTGCATGGCATTGTCAAGTTCTTCAAAATGATAGGGAAATGGTCGATGGTCGATGTTTTTGTCGTGGCGACCTTTTTGGTCTACCTGACCGTGAACAAAGGGGATGTCAGTCGAGCTGAGGTTGAGGTGGGGCTCTATTTCTTTTTAGCTTACGTGATAGTCTCAATGCTGGTCAGCCTGAGTGCAGACAAGATGCTGCACAGGCAAAACAGCGTTAGATGA
- the glmM gene encoding phosphoglucosamine mutase, with protein sequence MTLFGTDGVRGEAGKKVSAVNTMRLAMATGIYFKQFAKTNKILVGKDTRRSGYMIENALVSGLTAVGFDVIQIGPMPTPAIAFLTENMRCDAGIMISASHNPYYDNGIKFFDSEGNKLNRGEEEMIEEIFTDDEALGEAQVTGKLIGKSKRIDDVIGRYIVHIKNSFPKHLSLAGKRVVIDCANGAGYIVGPTVLQELGAEVVVVGDEPDGFNINEGCGAMHPENLAKVVLDKRADIGLALDGDADRLVVVDEKGETVDGDKLMAVLAVHLKNTGELRGDGMVATVMSNQGLEEYLLEHGITVYRSAVGDKNVVEMMQEKGVNFGGEQSGHIIFSDYAKTGDGISSALQALAYLVSTGKKASEAFNPYESYPQMLVNLPIEEKKPLESIEGLEQLMEHVEAEGMRHLFRYSGTENKIRLLLEGKNEKALETMMDECMDFFKRTLV encoded by the coding sequence ATGACACTTTTTGGAACGGATGGCGTAAGAGGAGAAGCAGGCAAGAAAGTTTCTGCAGTCAATACAATGCGTTTGGCTATGGCTACGGGGATCTACTTTAAACAATTCGCCAAAACCAACAAGATACTGGTAGGCAAAGATACACGGCGAAGCGGTTATATGATAGAGAATGCATTGGTGTCAGGCTTGACTGCTGTAGGATTCGATGTGATCCAGATAGGGCCCATGCCTACCCCGGCTATTGCTTTTCTGACGGAAAATATGCGCTGTGATGCGGGGATTATGATCTCAGCGAGCCACAACCCCTATTATGACAATGGTATCAAGTTTTTTGACAGCGAAGGGAACAAGCTCAATCGTGGCGAGGAGGAAATGATAGAAGAAATTTTTACAGATGATGAGGCTTTGGGGGAGGCCCAGGTGACAGGCAAGCTTATCGGAAAATCCAAAAGGATCGACGATGTCATTGGGCGGTATATCGTACATATAAAGAACTCTTTTCCCAAACATTTGAGCCTTGCTGGAAAGCGTGTAGTGATAGACTGTGCGAACGGTGCGGGTTATATTGTCGGGCCTACGGTACTGCAGGAGCTTGGTGCTGAAGTGGTTGTTGTAGGTGATGAACCTGATGGCTTTAACATCAATGAAGGGTGTGGAGCGATGCATCCTGAAAACCTTGCCAAAGTGGTACTCGATAAACGTGCGGATATAGGACTGGCACTGGATGGAGATGCAGACAGACTGGTCGTAGTTGATGAAAAAGGCGAGACGGTAGATGGAGACAAGCTTATGGCTGTACTGGCCGTACATCTCAAAAATACAGGTGAACTCAGGGGTGACGGAATGGTCGCTACGGTCATGAGTAATCAGGGACTGGAGGAATATCTTCTTGAGCATGGTATTACCGTGTACCGTTCTGCTGTGGGTGACAAAAATGTCGTTGAAATGATGCAGGAGAAAGGTGTGAATTTCGGTGGAGAGCAGAGCGGGCATATCATCTTCTCCGATTATGCGAAGACGGGTGACGGTATCTCGTCTGCTCTGCAGGCACTGGCCTATCTTGTCAGTACGGGCAAAAAGGCCAGTGAGGCGTTCAATCCTTATGAATCTTATCCTCAAATGCTGGTTAACCTTCCGATCGAAGAGAAAAAGCCCCTTGAGAGTATTGAAGGACTTGAGCAATTGATGGAGCATGTGGAAGCAGAGGGAATGCGTCATCTTTTCCGATATTCCGGTACGGAGAACAAGATCCGTCTTCTGCTTGAAGGGAAGAATGAAAAAGCACTTGAGACGATGATGGATGAATGTATGGATTTCTTTAAAAGAACACTTGTCTGA
- a CDS encoding NAD(P)/FAD-dependent oxidoreductase has product MKKVLVLGGGFAGVEAAIYLRKQELEVTLVSDRDFFYIYPTSIWIPTGEATMEDVSVPLDELAFAHGFQLIVDPVTALDAKAKKVTLQSGRVLDEYEYIVVAMGQEKIKLEGMEAHSLSICGKPEEATALHEKLDALVQKGHGKIAMGFGGNPKDTSAVRGGPAFEVLFNVDTYLKGKGIRDNFELTFFAPMEKPGQKMGDKALVMMDKMFKMTHINKKIGVKITAFEEDGILFEDGTKLESDLTMFISAGVGHSIIAESGLPLSDAGFVVTNEYNEIEGFEGIYAIGDTASLMGPEWRAKQGHVAEVMARNVAYNIFQHMQRIDSKHSYMEHLNILCVMDTGNGAAFVYRDNKGGKMIPMPIVGHWMKKGWGWYCRNSKLGKIPRLPGM; this is encoded by the coding sequence ATGAAGAAAGTACTGGTATTAGGCGGCGGATTTGCCGGTGTTGAGGCTGCTATCTATTTGAGAAAGCAGGAGCTTGAAGTGACTTTGGTAAGTGACAGGGACTTTTTTTATATCTATCCGACATCGATCTGGATACCTACAGGTGAAGCCACAATGGAGGATGTTTCTGTACCTCTGGATGAACTTGCCTTTGCCCACGGTTTTCAGCTCATCGTCGATCCGGTAACAGCCCTGGATGCAAAAGCCAAAAAAGTCACGCTTCAGAGCGGACGGGTATTGGATGAATATGAGTATATTGTCGTAGCCATGGGGCAGGAGAAGATCAAACTCGAAGGAATGGAAGCACATTCTCTTTCTATATGTGGAAAACCTGAGGAAGCGACTGCCCTCCATGAAAAATTGGATGCACTGGTACAGAAAGGGCATGGAAAGATTGCCATGGGATTTGGTGGCAATCCAAAAGATACTTCCGCTGTGCGGGGAGGGCCTGCTTTCGAGGTACTTTTCAATGTCGATACCTATTTGAAGGGCAAGGGGATCCGTGACAATTTTGAGTTGACATTCTTCGCGCCGATGGAGAAACCGGGTCAGAAGATGGGTGATAAGGCTTTGGTGATGATGGATAAGATGTTCAAGATGACCCATATTAATAAAAAAATAGGGGTGAAGATCACGGCTTTTGAGGAAGACGGTATTCTTTTTGAAGATGGTACAAAACTGGAATCGGATCTTACTATGTTCATTTCTGCCGGGGTGGGGCACAGTATCATCGCGGAATCCGGCTTGCCTTTGAGTGATGCAGGATTTGTCGTGACCAACGAATACAATGAGATTGAAGGCTTTGAAGGTATCTATGCCATTGGAGATACCGCTTCCCTGATGGGACCGGAATGGAGAGCCAAGCAGGGGCATGTTGCAGAAGTGATGGCCCGAAACGTCGCCTATAACATTTTCCAGCATATGCAGCGCATAGACTCCAAACATAGTTACATGGAACATCTCAATATTCTGTGTGTGATGGATACCGGGAATGGTGCCGCCTTTGTTTATCGTGACAACAAAGGGGGCAAAATGATCCCTATGCCGATCGTAGGGCACTGGATGAAGAAAGGGTGGGGCTGGTACTGCCGAAACTCCAAACTCGGAAAGATCCCAAGATTGCCGGGAATGTAA
- a CDS encoding recombinase family protein, with product MTYAYLRQMPDNANLSDQQRNILSFSLTQGMEIDKEVIEYSTKNHPIEERKQFEEFLHSVEDGDTLVVDTLSVLSDKAEEMIKVFNCMLSRDIDLYVASLQLHVTKETPIVKIFPLLNDLREAQQARSNQIGRPKGSRSSSKFDVYQAQIISLLREGMNVSAIARELGVSRSSLKDYIESRGIRELVEGSWMEINTLKQVPGVDNTILICPFDQENQKQTSQQKERIS from the coding sequence ATGACGTATGCATATTTAAGACAGATGCCTGACAATGCAAATTTGTCAGATCAACAGCGTAACATTCTCTCGTTTTCATTGACTCAGGGTATGGAAATAGACAAAGAGGTGATAGAGTATTCTACCAAAAACCATCCTATAGAAGAGCGGAAACAGTTTGAGGAGTTCCTTCACTCTGTAGAAGATGGGGATACATTGGTAGTAGATACCCTTTCGGTACTGAGTGACAAAGCTGAAGAGATGATCAAGGTATTCAATTGTATGTTGAGCCGTGACATCGACCTCTATGTGGCCAGTCTGCAGCTGCATGTCACCAAAGAGACACCCATCGTCAAAATATTTCCTTTACTGAACGATCTACGTGAAGCACAACAAGCCAGGTCGAACCAGATAGGACGCCCCAAAGGGAGCCGTTCTTCTTCAAAATTCGATGTCTATCAGGCACAGATCATCTCTCTGCTGAGAGAGGGAATGAATGTGAGTGCGATCGCCAGAGAGTTGGGGGTAAGCCGCAGTTCTTTGAAAGATTATATTGAGTCAAGAGGAATCAGAGAGTTGGTAGAGGGGTCATGGATGGAAATCAACACCCTTAAGCAGGTTCCGGGTGTAGACAATACCATATTAATCTGCCCGTTCGATCAAGAAAACCAAAAACAAACATCACAACAGAAAGAAAGGATATCATAA
- the ccoG gene encoding cytochrome c oxidase accessory protein CcoG, with protein sequence MEAVAQNSEEVVKKPKKNQAKEYLKGWVPYRIKRYWVYAVVTIVALVMPWITINGNHLFLLSFDHKKLHLAGVAFDMQELYLMPFLLMLLFLGIFAVTAVGGRAWCGWACPQTVFRVIYRDFIETKLLGLRKRIKNKQKDPDMSKPENQVKKVVAILIWSVLALIAAADFLWYFVPPEDFFQYIQHPADHTILMGMLIGIALFIIADVVFIKEDFCIYICPYSRVQSVLYDDDTIMAIYDPHRGGDIYEGHGNDRHKKYTKTKDLVADEPYAECTTCESCVTVCPTHIDIRKGLQLECINCLECVDACTTVMGALGKPSLVRWSSENEVIYQKGKTNYFRPKVIAYFTVLVLVLVALFTMGSKKEHMLLNVNKTTRLYKILDHGGVENDYIFLFANTDSKKHTYYFEIEGDLKNKIEIVRPKEPFSIAAGQKRKKVVVLRTNEKLANDTRKDVPIPVTIKAFATDDKEKIVVERHTVFVYPRADLIKK encoded by the coding sequence ATGGAAGCAGTAGCACAAAACAGCGAAGAAGTGGTAAAAAAGCCGAAGAAAAACCAGGCAAAAGAATATTTGAAAGGGTGGGTACCGTACCGTATCAAACGGTATTGGGTCTATGCAGTCGTAACCATTGTTGCTTTAGTCATGCCGTGGATCACGATCAACGGGAACCACTTGTTCCTCTTGAGCTTTGACCATAAGAAACTGCACCTTGCAGGGGTAGCATTCGATATGCAGGAGCTCTACTTGATGCCGTTCCTTCTGATGCTTTTATTCCTGGGGATTTTTGCTGTCACAGCGGTTGGTGGTAGAGCCTGGTGTGGGTGGGCCTGTCCTCAGACAGTCTTCCGTGTTATTTACAGGGACTTCATTGAAACGAAACTGCTTGGCCTTAGAAAACGTATAAAGAACAAGCAGAAAGATCCCGATATGAGCAAGCCGGAAAATCAGGTAAAGAAAGTGGTAGCCATACTGATATGGTCCGTTCTGGCACTCATCGCCGCCGCGGATTTTCTCTGGTATTTCGTACCGCCTGAAGATTTTTTCCAGTATATCCAGCATCCGGCAGACCATACGATATTGATGGGTATGCTGATTGGTATAGCACTCTTTATCATTGCCGATGTGGTGTTCATTAAAGAAGATTTTTGTATTTATATCTGCCCCTACAGCCGTGTGCAGTCCGTACTTTATGACGATGATACGATCATGGCGATATACGACCCGCATCGTGGAGGGGATATCTATGAAGGACATGGTAATGACCGACATAAGAAATATACCAAAACAAAAGATCTTGTGGCAGATGAACCGTACGCAGAGTGTACAACCTGTGAGAGTTGTGTGACAGTTTGTCCTACACATATCGATATCCGTAAAGGTCTGCAGCTTGAGTGTATCAACTGTCTTGAGTGTGTGGACGCCTGTACGACCGTTATGGGCGCACTTGGAAAACCTTCACTTGTCAGATGGTCCAGTGAGAATGAAGTGATTTACCAGAAAGGGAAAACGAATTACTTCAGACCGAAGGTTATTGCATACTTTACCGTACTGGTACTGGTTCTGGTCGCGCTTTTCACGATGGGAAGCAAAAAAGAGCATATGCTGCTTAACGTGAACAAAACGACAAGACTGTATAAAATACTGGATCATGGCGGGGTTGAGAACGATTATATCTTCCTGTTTGCCAATACGGATAGCAAGAAGCATACCTATTACTTTGAGATCGAGGGAGATCTTAAAAATAAAATTGAGATCGTCAGACCAAAAGAGCCGTTCAGTATTGCTGCGGGTCAGAAGCGTAAAAAAGTGGTTGTGCTCAGAACCAATGAGAAACTGGCGAATGATACACGAAAAGACGTACCGATCCCTGTAACGATCAAAGCGTTTGCGACGGATGACAAAGAGAAGATCGTGGTAGAGAGACATACAGTATTTGTCTATCCTCGTGCGGACCTCATAAAAAAATAA
- a CDS encoding esterase-like activity of phytase family protein encodes MKILFVVLILGQMLAAGVFGANIVPQKIDKEKLWIRILDQKELSFLEIDDVKFSEISDLAYDKKVKSLFMVSDEGKLFEFKAVFADKIKRLKPQRAGRLLKKNGKKFKKWRRDSEGMTLDGKGRLLISFEEKPKIGWFHKNSDKYGRLIKKYKLPKKLRSMKRFRSKNKGMEALAWHPRYGILTALEYPPKGVDKKRQSIYALSGKEWHFKAEPEMNSAISAIEVMDDGNILVLERSFTGYMNPFVVTLKKVYIDRCKKGMCPAKVLAKMNSHKGWDVDNFEGLAKVGKHRYVMISDDNDNFFQKTLLIYFKVKEK; translated from the coding sequence ATGAAGATACTCTTTGTTGTTCTGATTTTGGGACAAATGCTGGCAGCCGGTGTGTTTGGTGCCAATATTGTTCCACAGAAGATAGATAAGGAGAAACTGTGGATCCGCATACTTGACCAGAAAGAACTCTCTTTCCTGGAAATAGATGATGTGAAATTCTCCGAGATATCCGATCTGGCATACGATAAAAAGGTCAAATCCCTTTTTATGGTCAGCGATGAGGGGAAACTCTTTGAGTTCAAAGCTGTTTTTGCAGATAAAATCAAAAGGCTTAAACCGCAGAGGGCAGGGAGATTGCTCAAAAAGAACGGGAAAAAATTCAAGAAATGGCGTCGTGACAGTGAAGGGATGACACTGGATGGAAAAGGCCGGCTGCTGATCTCTTTTGAGGAGAAACCGAAGATAGGTTGGTTCCATAAAAATTCGGACAAATACGGCCGCCTGATCAAAAAATACAAACTGCCAAAAAAGCTGCGCAGCATGAAACGATTTCGCAGCAAAAACAAAGGGATGGAGGCACTGGCCTGGCACCCGAGGTACGGCATCCTGACCGCGCTGGAATATCCGCCCAAAGGGGTAGATAAAAAACGCCAGAGCATCTACGCTTTGAGCGGAAAAGAGTGGCATTTCAAAGCCGAACCCGAAATGAACAGCGCCATCTCGGCAATAGAGGTGATGGACGATGGGAACATCCTTGTACTCGAGCGTTCTTTTACGGGGTACATGAATCCTTTCGTGGTGACACTGAAAAAGGTTTACATAGACCGATGCAAGAAAGGAATGTGCCCCGCGAAGGTCCTTGCAAAGATGAACAGCCACAAAGGCTGGGATGTGGACAATTTTGAAGGTTTGGCAAAAGTGGGGAAGCACCGCTATGTAATGATCAGCGATGACAATGACAATTTTTTTCAGAAAACGCTTCTGATCTATTTTAAGGTGAAAGAGAAATGA
- the tpx gene encoding thiol peroxidase, whose product MATVTFKNDIVCNLAGNEINVGDTAPVVTVVNCNPMLQDEQVGGEGKVQLVVAVPSLDTGVCDAETRRFNAEAAGLDGVEVITVSMDLPFAAARWCGAAGIENIKVCSDFRNKDFGNAYGVLLADGPLAGVLARVIFVIGKDGKVTYKQTVPEITEEPNYEEALEAAKAAANA is encoded by the coding sequence ATGGCAACAGTAACATTTAAAAACGACATCGTATGTAACCTCGCAGGTAATGAGATCAATGTAGGTGACACGGCACCGGTAGTAACAGTAGTAAACTGTAACCCAATGCTTCAGGACGAGCAGGTAGGCGGAGAAGGTAAAGTGCAACTTGTAGTAGCGGTTCCTTCACTTGATACAGGTGTATGTGATGCAGAAACAAGAAGATTCAACGCTGAAGCAGCTGGCCTTGACGGTGTAGAAGTGATCACAGTATCTATGGATCTTCCATTTGCAGCGGCAAGATGGTGTGGCGCAGCTGGAATCGAAAACATCAAAGTCTGTTCAGACTTTAGAAACAAAGATTTCGGTAACGCTTACGGTGTACTTTTGGCAGACGGTCCTTTGGCCGGTGTTCTTGCAAGGGTGATCTTCGTGATCGGTAAAGACGGGAAAGTGACTTACAAGCAGACTGTTCCTGAAATTACAGAAGAACCTAACTACGAAGAAGCGCTTGAAGCTGCTAAAGCTGCTGCTAACGCGTAA
- a CDS encoding L,D-transpeptidase family protein, producing MGIVVFISGCGEPQAYGKVDNTPYAISECRQELAHGTDVEADKLADKIVVYKKKRELSMYRKGKLLYACKISLGKNGDKGNKIQAGDYRTPEGSYYIVRKKCDPRLYKSLMISYPNEEDKARARAHGAKPGGYITIHGQPKWNADGHADRYTLAHDWTEGCMAVPNKAIDTLWRSVKNGVKIDIHP from the coding sequence ATGGGAATAGTAGTTTTTATAAGCGGATGTGGTGAGCCTCAGGCTTATGGGAAAGTAGACAATACGCCTTATGCCATAAGTGAGTGTAGACAGGAACTTGCACATGGTACGGATGTGGAAGCTGATAAACTTGCAGACAAGATTGTTGTCTATAAAAAGAAACGAGAACTTTCTATGTACCGTAAGGGGAAATTGCTCTATGCTTGTAAGATATCCCTGGGAAAGAATGGGGACAAAGGGAACAAGATCCAGGCAGGTGATTACCGTACACCGGAAGGCAGTTATTATATTGTTCGCAAAAAATGTGACCCGAGACTCTATAAATCTCTGATGATATCCTACCCGAATGAAGAGGACAAGGCAAGAGCGAGAGCACACGGAGCCAAACCAGGAGGTTATATCACTATTCATGGACAGCCTAAATGGAATGCAGACGGGCATGCTGACCGCTACACATTGGCACACGATTGGACAGAGGGATGTATGGCCGTACCGAACAAAGCCATCGATACACTTTGGCGATCGGTAAAAAACGGTGTCAAAATAGATATTCATCCATAA
- a CDS encoding DUF1566 domain-containing protein, with amino-acid sequence MKNVLIAVGMIMSFGLLFAGGNVSPVAPISESGANCYPDDVYIEPDVQLMWQDQKYMDKEDGAYKRNRSYGKAGSWKHAANYCRKLDYAGYTDWRLPTADELQHVHRIEGQVFKYYRGRDFWTSTPASVGKYYVIYPADAYRYEHKTKRSNYIRCVRCTASDVEK; translated from the coding sequence ATGAAGAACGTATTGATTGCAGTGGGTATGATTATGTCATTTGGACTGCTGTTTGCAGGGGGAAATGTTTCACCGGTAGCACCGATTTCGGAATCGGGAGCGAACTGTTATCCTGATGATGTTTATATCGAACCGGATGTACAGCTGATGTGGCAGGACCAAAAGTATATGGATAAAGAGGATGGTGCATACAAGAGAAATCGTTCTTATGGTAAGGCCGGAAGCTGGAAGCATGCCGCGAACTACTGTAGAAAACTTGACTATGCGGGATATACGGACTGGAGATTACCTACTGCTGATGAATTACAGCATGTACATAGAATAGAGGGACAGGTATTTAAGTATTACAGAGGACGGGATTTCTGGACTTCAACTCCGGCATCGGTTGGAAAATACTATGTCATTTACCCGGCAGATGCATATCGTTACGAGCATAAAACAAAAAGATCAAACTATATAAGATGCGTACGTTGTACAGCATCAGATGTAGAGAAGTAA
- a CDS encoding HP0495 family protein gives MILDNNTQEKPQIEYPTNWGFKIIGRDEEKLKACIKEVMGEKEHLCSLGNRSRTGKFTTYNASCQVESQEERDKLFKCFQDHADVNMVI, from the coding sequence ATGATTTTAGATAACAACACACAGGAAAAACCACAGATAGAGTATCCGACGAACTGGGGATTTAAGATCATCGGAAGGGATGAAGAGAAGCTCAAAGCCTGCATCAAAGAGGTCATGGGAGAGAAGGAACACCTCTGCTCTCTGGGAAACCGTTCAAGAACGGGAAAGTTCACCACATACAACGCATCATGCCAGGTAGAGAGTCAGGAAGAAAGAGACAAGCTCTTCAAATGTTTCCAGGACCATGCCGATGTAAATATGGTCATCTAA
- the lspA gene encoding signal peptidase II has translation MRSFAIFLLVAIGIFIIDQNIKTLFLEGYYRGGSCIDLSLHFNKGVAFSMFAFIGPYLKWVQALLIGGILYYVLSKGYLNRYAFPAGLLIGGALGNLYDRFVHDGVVDYVAWHCGFNFAVFNFADVAIDLAVVWIFIMVYFFPPKHKTV, from the coding sequence ATGCGATCTTTCGCTATTTTTCTGCTTGTGGCCATTGGGATATTCATTATAGATCAGAACATCAAAACCCTTTTTCTTGAAGGGTATTATCGGGGAGGAAGCTGTATAGACCTCTCTCTGCATTTTAACAAGGGCGTGGCTTTCTCGATGTTCGCGTTCATAGGGCCGTACCTGAAATGGGTGCAGGCACTTTTGATAGGCGGGATACTCTACTATGTGCTCTCAAAGGGATATCTTAACCGCTATGCTTTCCCGGCAGGCCTGTTGATAGGCGGTGCACTGGGAAATCTGTATGACCGTTTTGTGCATGATGGAGTGGTGGACTATGTGGCATGGCATTGCGGCTTCAACTTTGCCGTGTTCAATTTTGCGGATGTGGCGATCGATCTTGCGGTGGTATGGATTTTTATCATGGTTTACTTCTTTCCTCCAAAGCATAAGACAGTATGA
- a CDS encoding L,D-transpeptidase family protein encodes MNTKTNFLLLMVLALFLSGCQLNGPKDRYNLAECKKELLTAEDYSEADAIDRIVVVKKERKMYLYKDGKVKGVFPVSLGKNPVGDKQQKGDYRTPEGEFFIHRKLCSPKYYRSLCISYPRPEDKARARARGVNPGGNITIHAQPKWNADGKGDQYTLNRNWTQGCVAVTNSSMKKLWYAVREGVPVMIK; translated from the coding sequence ATGAATACTAAAACAAACTTTTTACTCTTAATGGTCTTGGCACTTTTTTTATCGGGATGTCAACTCAATGGACCCAAAGACAGATATAATCTGGCTGAATGTAAAAAAGAGTTGTTGACAGCGGAAGACTACTCTGAAGCAGATGCCATTGACAGGATCGTTGTGGTTAAAAAAGAGCGCAAAATGTACCTTTACAAAGACGGTAAGGTCAAAGGCGTATTCCCCGTATCTCTGGGAAAGAATCCTGTAGGCGATAAGCAGCAAAAGGGAGATTACCGTACGCCTGAGGGTGAGTTTTTCATTCACAGAAAACTCTGTTCTCCCAAATACTACCGCTCTTTATGCATCTCCTACCCTCGGCCGGAAGACAAAGCACGGGCCAGGGCAAGAGGCGTGAACCCAGGAGGTAATATTACGATCCATGCACAGCCTAAATGGAATGCAGACGGCAAGGGTGACCAATATACACTGAACAGAAACTGGACACAGGGGTGCGTTGCAGTAACGAACAGCTCCATGAAAAAACTCTGGTACGCGGTGCGAGAGGGCGTTCCGGTCATGATCAAGTAG
- a CDS encoding DUF6858 family protein — MKQITVLEKYPVFTLEVNKGETSYTSIDEIFAFLRSQIEAHPIATYIGEFDHYAHTSSLEEGKINEEIKAAKNIICCFGKVLPKPEVLAVRPRSIGVAEMTDSFVISFLEAPNPDANGAMEKWVKDIVNTKH; from the coding sequence ATGAAACAAATAACAGTTTTGGAAAAATATCCGGTATTTACTTTGGAAGTGAATAAAGGTGAGACAAGTTACACAAGTATAGATGAAATCTTTGCTTTTTTGAGATCACAGATCGAAGCACATCCTATCGCGACCTATATTGGGGAGTTTGATCATTATGCACATACTTCTTCGCTGGAAGAAGGCAAGATCAATGAAGAGATCAAGGCTGCCAAAAATATCATCTGCTGTTTTGGCAAAGTATTGCCTAAGCCTGAAGTTTTGGCAGTGAGACCAAGATCTATTGGTGTTGCAGAAATGACAGACAGCTTTGTTATAAGCTTTTTGGAAGCACCGAATCCTGATGCCAATGGAGCTATGGAAAAGTGGGTTAAGGATATTGTGAACACAAAACATTAA